In the Caenorhabditis elegans chromosome X genome, one interval contains:
- the gcy-9 gene encoding Receptor-type guanylate cyclase gcy-9 (Confirmed by transcript evidence), with protein MRLYLFFISSLLLAESRRSISKISHDEINQHVKTTLSSEGIVRIGHLHPTNPIIAHEPDVLKMCADDLKMRNILPQNYTLTVFTMESCNKYSGVEHAAFLHYLKNASVYFGPGCNNEMLVIGRLAPRWNVPIIAHMSGDDALSDRVQFPTLGSVALTSASEMAKATVTYLNLNNWDQIGIVRPSVGYERLSVYSLQHQIKKRDINLNVILDIEPFSSPEEIISTGKLTTLKSMARIIVVELGMDIHSVTNFMLAIHRSEIKNEEFVFVIPWLAHQNDHYPWEAANVDKQEVKLAFENTIIITAHGYDKKFFDDFQMKFSAVTGVLANHYATLSYMSLYDALFLYGLALRDAFEDGGGYNVHMNGSLIWSRMTNRQFIGMTGQVLMNNKAIRVPSYATYHAINGTLKIVVELEAKNNDRGQCEKNEEMCSEHVAHETIQYYWPSDSGKLPPAVPKCGFTGAECDYRPYFIGASLLAFILTVGPLSYFIYLKQKERLLYDMTWRIPRESIKMLEGKSKSEHSLASKSQSSGSFSGSMNSKQNGLIAAKQAVSNGVKLAIKRYQQVRNITFPKSELRLLKELKICENDNLNKFYGISFNQQNEFIVMWVLCSRGSLEDILFNDELKLGRNFQVSFAKDVVKGLNFLHTSPLLHHGMLCLQNCLVDSNWTVKLTNFATEAVIFEKLDHNELRPFINTDSESADDVSDPTKDFARKKYLQQAPEIIREIVTTKTIPEGSQSADIYALGMVLYQILFRVEPFHERNKSINKLMETLAMANDDDQLIRPTFPSSNTGEGYNLQLLSCIEACWLEIPEMRPPIKKVRTMVNANLKSTGKGSLVDQMMKMMEEYTANLENMVRDRTALLEEAQKQADRLLNSMLPKSIAEDLKIGKPVLPQLYSCATVLFSDIRGFTRISSTSTPLQVVTFLNDMFSGFDAIIAKHDAYKVETIGDAYMIVSGVPTENGNSHAQNIADVALKMRAFICNFKLAHRPEELMMVRIGFHSGPVAAGVVGLAAPRYCLFGDTVNTASRMESTGVANKIQISEGAYNLLHCFFPQFQMVERGKIEVKGKGECLTYYLEGRTGKQ; from the exons ATGcgtttatatttatttttcatttcttctttGCTACTTGCGGAGTCAAGAAGATCTATCAGTAAAATCAGTCATGACGAAATCAATCAACATGTGAAAACTACACTTAGTT CAGAAGGGATTGTTCGAATAGGTCACCTTCACCCCACGAACCCTATTATAGCACACGAACCAGATGTTCTAAAAATGTGCGCAGacgatttgaaaatgagaaatattcTTCCACAAAATTATACTTTAAC tgtttttacAATGGAAAGTTGCAACAAGTATTCGGGAGTTGAACATGCTGCTTTCcttcattatttgaaaaatgcttcaGTGTATTTTGGACCCGGTTGTAATAATG aaatgttGGTTATTGGAAGACTCGCGCCTAGGTGGAACGTTCCAATAATTGCTCATATGTCTGGAGATGACGCTCTTTCTGATCGTGTCCAATTTCCCACACTCGGTTCAGTTGCACTGACATCTGCAAGTGAAATGGCAAAGGCGACTGTAACATATTTAAATCTGAACAATTGGGACCAG ATTGGAATTGTACGACCAAGTGTCGGGTACGAGCGGCTTTCTGTATACTCTTTGCAacatcaaatcaaaaaaagagaCATCAATCTTAATGTCATCCTGGATATTGAGCCGTTCAGTTCTCCAGAAGAAATTATTTCCACCGGAAAGCTAACAACACTTAAAAGCATGGCaagaa taatcGTGGTAGAGCTTGGAATGGATATTCACTCAGTCACAAACTTTATGTTGGCAATACACAgatctgaaatcaaaaatgagGAGTTTGTGTTTGTAATCCCTTGGTTAGCTCAT CAAAACGATCATTATCCTTGGGAAGCGGCTAACGTGGACAAACAAGAAGTGAAACTTGCTTTTGAGAACACAATCATTATCACTGCTCATGGTTacgataaaaagttttttgatgatttccaGATGAAATTCAGTGCTGTCACAGGAGTCCTTGCAAATCat TATGCGACATTATCATATATGTCTCTTTATGATGCTTTATTTCTTTATGGATTGGCCCTTCGAGATGCATTTGAAGATGGTGGGGGTTACAATGTTCACATGAATGGATCGTTAATATGGTCAAGAATGACGAATCGGCAGTTTATTG GTATGACTGGTCAAGTTTTAATGAACAATAAGGCAATTCGAGTACCTTCATATGCTACTTATCACGCTATCAATGGAACTCTCAAA attgtTGTGGAACTTGAGGCTAAAAATAATGATCGTGgacaatgtgaaaaaaatgaggaaatgtGCTCCGAGCAT GTTGCACACGAAACAATACAATATTATTGGCCATCCGATAGTGGAAAGCTACCGCCGGCAGTGCCGAAATGTGGATTTACGGGCGCAGAATGTGATTACAGACCGTATTTCATTGGAGCTAGTTTACTTGCCTTCATTTTAACTGTCGGACCACTGTCTtactttatttatttgaaaca AAAGGAACGATTACTGTATGATATGACATGGCGAATACCCAGAGAGTCGATTAAAATGCTAGAAGGAAAATCG AAATCCGAACACTCTCTGGCTAGTAAATCACAAAGTTCTGGCTCTTTCTCGGGAAGTatgaattcaaaacaaaacggACTGATAGCTGCCAAACAAGCGGTGTCTAACGGTGTAAAACTTGCGATTAAG CGCTATCAACAAGTACGCAATATTACTTTCCCAAAATCAGAACTTAGACTGTTGAAGGAACTGAAGATTTGTGAAAATGACAATCTAAATAAGTTTTATGGAATATCGTTCAATCAGCAAAATGAGTTTATTGTCATGTGGGTTCTGTGTTCTCGTGGAAGTTTAGAAGACATTCTTTTTAACGACGAATTGAAGCTAGGAAGGAATTTTCAAGTGTCGTTTGCCAAGGATGTTGTCAAG ggactcaattttttgcatacATCTCCACTTTTGCACCATGGCATGCTTTGTTTACAAAACTGCCTTGTTGACTCAAATTGGACCGTGAAGCTTACTAATTTTGCTACTGAGgctgttatttttgaaaagctggATCATAATGAGCTGCGCCCTTTTATCAATACAGATAGCGAATCAGCAGATGATGTGTCTGATCCTACAAAggattttgcaagaaaaa AATATCTTCAACAAGCCCCAGAAATAATCCGTGAAATCGTGACAACTAAGACTATTCCCGAAGGATCTCAAAGTGCAGATATATATGCACTCGGAATGGTACTTTATCAGATACTTTTCCGTGTAGAACCATTCCATGAAAGAAACAAAAGCATTAATA AACTGATGGAGACTTTGGCAATGGCAAATGATGATGATCAATTGATTCGACCAACTTTCCCATCATCCAATACTGGTGAAGGTTATAATTTGCAG ttacTTTCGTGTATTGAAGCTTGTTGGCTGGAAATTCCTGAAATGAGACCACCGATTAAGAAAGTTCGGACGATGGTCAATGCTAACTTGAAATCAAC AGGAAAAGGTTCTCTAGTAGATCAAATGATGAAAATGATGGAAGAATATAcggcaaatttggaaaacatgGTTCGAGATCGTACTGCACTCCTGGAAGAAGCTCAAAAACAAGCAGATCGTCTTCTCAACAGTATGCTTCCAAA ATCAATTGCGGAAGATCTTAAAATTGGAAAGCCAGTGCTTCCGCAACTATATAGTTGTGCGACTGTTTTGTTTTCGGATATTCGTGGATTCACCAGAATTTCTTCAACATCTACACCACTTCAG gttgTAACGTTTCTAAATGACATGTTCAGTGGATTCGATGCTATTATTGCAAAACACGATGCATACAAAGTCGAAACAATTGGTGACGCTTACATGATTGTATCAGGAGTTCCCACAGAGAATGGAAATAGCCACGCTCAAAATATTGCTGATGTCGCTTTGAAAATGAGAGCG TTTATCTGTAACTTCAAACTTGCTCACCGCCCTGAAGAGCTCATGATGGTGAGGATTGGCTTTCATAGTGGTCCAGTTGCCGCTGGAGTTGTTGGTCTTGCCGCTCCACGTTACTGCCTTTTCGGGGACACTGTTAACACTGCATCTAGAATGGAAAGCACCGGAGTGGCTAATAAAATTCAG ATATCCGAGGGAGCATACAACCTTCTTCATTGCTTCTTTCCTCAATTCCAAATGGTTGAgagaggaaaaattgaagtaaaa GGAAAAGGAGAGTGTCTGACATATTACCTTGAAGGAAGAACCGGCAAACAATGA
- the aco-1 gene encoding Cytoplasmic aconitate hydratase (Confirmed by transcript evidence), translated as MAFNNLIRNLAIGDNVYKYFDLNGLNDARYNELPISIKYLLEAAVRHCDEFHVLKKDVETILDWKNSQRNQAEIPFKPARVILQDFTGVPAVVDLAAMRDAVQNMGADPAKINPVCPVDLVIDHSVQVDHYGNLEALAKNQSIEFERNRERFNFLKWGSKAFDNLLIVPPGSGIVHQVNLEYLARTVFVGKDGVLYPDSVVGTDSHTTMIDGSGVLGWGVGGIEAEAVMLGQPISMVIPEVIGYELVGTLSDTVTSTDLVLTITKNLRDLGVVGKFVEFFGTGVASLSIADRATIANMCPEYGATIGFFPVDSRTIDYLTQTGRDTDYTQRVEQYLKSVGMFVNFTDDSYRPTYTTTLKLDLGSVVPSVSGPKRPHDRVELASLAQDFSKGLTDKISFKAFGLKPEDATKSVTITNHGRTAELTHGSVVIAAITSCTNTSNPSVMLAAGLVAKKAVELGLNVQPYVKTSLSPGSGVVTKYLEASGLLPYLEKIGFNIAGYGCMTCIGNSGPLDEPVTKAIEENNLVVAGVLSGNRNFEGRIHPHVRANYLASPPLAVLYSIIGNVNVDINGVLAVTPDGKEIRLADIWPTRKEVAKFEEEFVKPQFFREVYANIELGSTEWQQLECPAVKLYPWDDASTYIKKVPFFDGMTSELPSQSDIVNAHVLLNLGDSVTTDHISPAGSISKTSPAARFLAGRGVTPRDFNTYGARRGNDEIMARGTFANIRLVNKLASKVGPITLHVPSGEELDIFDAAQKYKDAGIPAIILAGKEYGCGSSRDWAAKGPFLQGVKAVIAESFERIHRSNLIGMGIIPFQYQAGQNADSLGLTGKEQFSIGVPDDLKPGQLIDVNVSNGSVFQVICRFDTEVELTYYRNGGILQYMIRKLIQ; from the exons ATGGCTTTCAACAACCTTATCCGCAACTTGGCTATCGGAGATAACGTCTACAAATACTTTGACTTGAATGGTCTCAATGATGCTCGTTACA acgagcTTCCAATCTCCATCAAGTACTTGTTGGAAGCCGCAGTTCGTCATTGCGATGAGTTCCATGTATTGAAGAAGGACGTGGAAACCATTCTTGATTGGAAAAACAGCCAGCGTAACCAAGCTGAGATTCCTTTCAAACCAGCACGCGTTATTCTCCAAGATTTTAC TGGAGTTCCAGCCGTCGTAGATCTTGCCGCTATGCGTGACGCCGTTCAAAATATGGGTGCTGACCCGGCCAAGATCAACCCAGTATGCCCAGTTGACCTTGTCATCGATCACTCCGTGCAAGTCGATCACTACGGAAA ccttGAAGCCCTTGCCAAGAATCAGTCCATTGAGTTTGAGCGAAACAGAGAAcgcttcaactttttgaag tgggGATCCAAAGCTTTCGACAATCTTCTTATTGTACCGCCAGGATCTGGAATCGTCCATCAGGTTAATCTTGAATATCTTGCCAGAACAGTGTTTGTTGGAAAGGATGGCGTTCTCTACCCTGACTCCGTCGTTGGAACCGACTCCCACACCACAATGATTGATGGAAGTGGTGTTCTTGGATGGGGTGTTGGAGGAATTGAAGCTGAAGCTGTGATGCTCGGACAGCCAATTTCCATGGTTATTCCAGAAGTTATTGGATACGAATTGGTTGGAACTCTCAGTGATACCGTTACCAGTACCGACTTGGTTCTTACAATCACAAAGAACCTTCGTGATCTCGGAGTTGTTGGAAAGTTTGTTGAGTTCTTTGGAACTGGAGTTGCATCGCTCTCCATCGCCGATCGTGCAACAATTGCTAACATGTGCCCCGAATATGGAGCAACAATTGGATTCTTCCCAGTCGATAGCCGTACCATTGACTACCTCACTCAAACCGGACGTGATACCGATTATACTCAACGCGTGGAACAATACCTCAAGTCTGTTGGCATGTTCGTCAATTTCACCGATGACTCCTACCGCCCAACATACACTACCACTTTGAAATTGGACCTTGGAAGTGTAGTGCCAAGTGTCTCCGGACCTAAGCGTCCACATGACAGAGTTGAGCTTGCTTCTCTGGCTCAAGATTTCTCCAAAGGGCTCACTGATAAGATCTCCTTCAAAGCTTTTGGCCTTAAACCAGAAGATGCCACTAAATCTGTCACAATTACCAACCACGGAAGAACCGCAGAGCTTACTCACGG ATCCGTAGTTATTGCTGCCATCACATCCTGCACAAACACCAGTAACCCAAGTGTCATGCTCGCAGCTGGATTGGTTGCCAAGAAGGCTGTTGAGTTGGGATTGAATGTCCAACCATATGTGAAAACATCCCTCTCTCCAGGATCAGGAGTCGTCACAAAATACCTGGAAGCATCTGGTCTTCTTCCATACCTTGAGAAGATTGGATTTAATATTGCTGGATATGGTTGCATGACATGCATCGGAAACTCTGGGCCACTTGATGAGCCAGTAACAAAGGCCATCGAAGAG AATAACCTTGTCGTTGCCGGAGTTCTCTCTGGAAATAGAAACTTTGAAGGAAGAATTCACCCACATGTTCGTGCTAACTATTTGGCATCTCCACCTTTGGCTGTTCTTTACTCGATCATCGGAAACGTCAATGTTGACATTAACGGAGTTCTTGCTGTTACTCCTGACGGAAAGGAAATCCGACTAGCCGACATTTGGCCAACCAGAAAAGAAGTTGCCAAGTTTGAGGAGGAATTCGTGAAGCCACAATTCTTCCGCGAGGTGTACGCTAACATTGAGCTTGGATCCACGGAGTGGCAACAATTGGAGTGCCCGGCTGTCAAGCTTTACCCATGGGACGATGCCTCTACTTACATCAAGAAGGTTCCATTCTTTGATGGAATGACTAGCGAGCTTCCATCACAATCCGATATTGTAAACGCACACGTTTTGTTGAATCTCGGTGACTCGGTAACCACTGATCATATTTCTCCAGCTGGATCAATCTCGAAGACCTCTCCCGCCGCCAGATTCCTTGCTGGACGTGGAGTAACGCCAAGAGATTTCAACACTTATGGAGCTCGCCGTGGTAACGATGAG atcatgGCTCGTGGAACATTCGCCAACATTCGTCTTGTTAATAAGCTTGCGTCGAAGGTTGGTCCTATTACACTCCATGTGCCATCTGGAGAAGAGCTCGACATCTTTGACGCTGCTCAAAAGTACAAGGATGCCGGAATTCCAGCCATCATTCTTGCTGGAAAAGAATATGGATGTGGCTCATCTCGCGATTGGGCTGCAAAGGGGCCATTCCTCCAAGGAGTCAAGGCTGTTATCGCTGAAAGCTTCGAAAGAATTCATCGTTCCAACCTGATTGGAATGGGCATTATTCCATTCCAATATCAAGCTGGTCAAAACGCTGATAGTCTCGGACTTACTGGAAAAGAACAATTCTCAATTGGAGTTCCAGACGATTTGAAGCCAGGACAGCTCATTGATGTGAATGTATCCAATGGTTCAGTTTTCCAAGTCATCTGTAGATTTGACACTGAAGTCGAACTCACCTATTACCGCAACGGAGGAATCCTCCAATACATGATCAGAAAGTTGATCCAATAA
- the oct-2 gene encoding Major facilitator superfamily (MFS) profile domain-containing protein (Confirmed by transcript evidence) encodes MAEQVSSDEPPTEEQELDKETEVKDDSLPHTLNIENHAVKQPFLASTHLPIRSETDLISNISASSMMPLENHPLIYSNPEFTTVRFLTPQASVQTVNAGAASVAPSEASVNAENSRKPSKARLQSEMEIRNQHYQKQKQYASTKETRAKRLTDIDFEGILQLIGGCSYWQIIVYLIISVQQVPHAMFNLSVVYMMYQPDHWCKIPFFNEESFSAELGYTNYTWDQVLNSTIAFPRTFNKQRNELHHDQCHYFERDYVHIKLSPWAQVKDMNATGKINRCKEWEYDTSVMDRTIVTEWNRVCDNNWSRAHVHMSYSLGYLVGCFVGGFISDRYGRKTAITGFGILTMLFGFLLTYSKEFEIFLVVRFLLAATNEAADLAAYVLCMEVTGTKYRSIVGSLIQAPWACGYAFLALIAYLTKSWTMIHLICVLLHIISLMLLYFLPESPRWLILNNKTKQAEKIIREACHYNKSRLPSDLGLVRHAEKKKWMKHNEKPSYFHLFRSSELRFRNVVLFIVWIATALVYYGMVIALSDQSSPGRRVFDGNFFLNNAMAGAIELPTLVFCVFLLRMGRKRSQMLVLFGSGLFLLTSVVMVYRKQSTLALIFMLLSKACIQGSFNILYIFTSELNPTVVRNSAVGISSMVARMGAGASGYIAILSDVTMPLVPMTIFACFSLLAGCLVLLLPETQGLPLPDTILDSVQMVKRNTKPCGTLSGTFLGGIDDDAQPYGGKLPPRVSSDDEEEEEEEDSEESIPEKTA; translated from the exons ATGGCCGAGCAGGTCTCAAGTGATGAGCCTCCAACAGAAGAACAAGAATTAGATAAAGAAACAGAAGTAAAAGATGACTCTTTACCTCACACATTGAATATCGAAAATCATGCTGTTAAACAACCATTCCTTGCTTCAACTCATCTTCCTATTAGG AGCGAAACCGATCTCATTTCGAACATTTCTGCAAGTTCCATGATGCCCCTCGAAAATCATCCACTTATATATTCAAATCCAGAATTTACGACAGTTCGGTTCTTGACTCCTCAAGCAAGTGTTCAAACGGTAAATGCTGGAGCTGCAAGTGTTGCGCCCAGCGAAGCATCTGTAAATGCGGAAAACTCAAGAAAGCCATC GAAAGCACGATTACAAAGTGAAatggaaattcgaaatcaacattatcaaaaacaaaagcaATACGCTTCGACTAAAGAAACACGGGCAAAGCGATTAACTGATATCGACTTTGAAG GGATTTTACAACTAATCGGTGGATGCTCTTATTGGCAAATTATAGTTTATCTGATCATATCAGTTCAACAAGTTCCGCACGCAATGTTCAATCTTTCTGTTGTTTACATGATGTATCAACCCGATCATTGGTGCAAG ATTCCGTTCTTCAATGAAGAGTCATTTTCCGCAGAGCTTGGTTACACAAACTACACTTGGGATCAAGTTCTCAACTCAACAATTGCATTCCCTAGAACGTTCAACAAGCAGCGAAATGAACTGCACCACGATCAGTGTCACTACTTTGAACGGGATTATGTACATATCAAATTGTCGCCGTGGGCGCAGGTCAAAGACATGAATGCGacaggaaaaataaatagatgTAAAGAATGGGAATACGATACATCG GTTATGGATCGAACAATTGTGACAGAGTGGAACCGAGTTTGTGACAACAATTGGAGTCGTGCTCACGTTCATATGAGTTATTCTCTTGGCTACCTGGTCGGATGTTTTGTTGGAGGATTTATCAGCGATAg aTATGGTCGTAAAACTGCCATCACCGGATTTGGAATACTTACCATGCTCTTTGGCTTTCTTCTCACATACTCGaaagaattcgaaatttttcttgttgttcGATTTCTTCTCGCCGCTACAAATGAAGCAGCTGATCTTGCCGCATATGTTCTCTGCATGGAAGTTACTGGTACCAAATACAGATCTATTGTTGGATCATTGATTCAAGCACCTTGGGCATGCGGTTACGCTTTCTTGGCTCTTATAGCATACTTGACCAAATCCTGGACTATGATTCAT CTCATATGCGTACTCCTACATATAATCAGTTTAATGTTACTCTACTTTCTTCCTGAATCTCCACGTTGGCTAATActgaataataaaacaaaacaagctgaaaaaattattcgtgAAGCTTGCCACTATAATAAAAGTCGACTCCCCAGTGATTTGGGACTTGTGAGACatgctgaaaagaaaaaatggatgaaGCACAATGAGAAACCATCTTATTTCCATTTATTCCGTTCTTCAGAGCTACGTTTTAGAAATGTTGTTTTGTTTATTGTTTGG ATAGCAACTGCTCTGGTCTACTACGGAATGGTTATTGCATTGTCAGATCAGTCATCACCAGGAAG gAGGGTTTTCGATggtaattttttcttgaacaaTGCAATGGCAGGAGCTATTGAACTTCCAACACTAGTATTCTGTGTATTTTTGCTCAGAATGGGTAGAAAGAG atcacaGATGCTTGTTCTCTTCGGGTCCGGTCTATTCCTGTTAACGTCAGTAGTAATGGTATACAGAAAACAATCTACT ttggcACTCATTTTCATGTTACTCAGCAAAGCTTGTATTCAAGGCTCATTTAATATATTGTACATCTTTACGTCTGAACTCAATCCGACGGTCGTGAGAAACAGTGCAGTAGGAATATCATCTATGGTCGCTAGAATGGGAGCTGGTGCATCTGGTTATATTGCAATTCTTTCTGACGTCACTATGCCCTTAGTACCGATGACAATTTTTGCGTGTTTCTCATTATTGGCGGGGTGTTTGGTACTCTTACTGCCGGAAACTCAAGGATTGCCATTGCCAGATACTATTTTG GACTCTGTACAAATGGTCAAACGAAACACCAAGCCATGCGGAACTTTGTCCGGGACATTTTTAGGAGGCATTGACGACGATGCACAACCGTACGGTGGAAAACTCCCACCCCGAGTTTCTTCAGACGATGAGGAGGAGGAAGAGGAAGAGGACTCGGAAGAGTCGATTCCAGAAAAAACTGCGTAA
- the oct-2 gene encoding Major facilitator superfamily (MFS) profile domain-containing protein (Confirmed by transcript evidence), with amino-acid sequence MDRTIVTEWNRVCDNNWSRAHVHMSYSLGYLVGCFVGGFISDRYGRKTAITGFGILTMLFGFLLTYSKEFEIFLVVRFLLAATNEAADLAAYVLCMEVTGTKYRSIVGSLIQAPWACGYAFLALIAYLTKSWTMIHLICVLLHIISLMLLYFLPESPRWLILNNKTKQAEKIIREACHYNKSRLPSDLGLVRHAEKKKWMKHNEKPSYFHLFRSSELRFRNVVLFIVWIATALVYYGMVIALSDQSSPGRRVFDGNFFLNNAMAGAIELPTLVFCVFLLRMGRKRSQMLVLFGSGLFLLTSVVMVYRKQSTLALIFMLLSKACIQGSFNILYIFTSELNPTVVRNSAVGISSMVARMGAGASGYIAILSDVTMPLVPMTIFACFSLLAGCLVLLLPETQGLPLPDTILVIVLFF; translated from the exons ATGGATCGAACAATTGTGACAGAGTGGAACCGAGTTTGTGACAACAATTGGAGTCGTGCTCACGTTCATATGAGTTATTCTCTTGGCTACCTGGTCGGATGTTTTGTTGGAGGATTTATCAGCGATAg aTATGGTCGTAAAACTGCCATCACCGGATTTGGAATACTTACCATGCTCTTTGGCTTTCTTCTCACATACTCGaaagaattcgaaatttttcttgttgttcGATTTCTTCTCGCCGCTACAAATGAAGCAGCTGATCTTGCCGCATATGTTCTCTGCATGGAAGTTACTGGTACCAAATACAGATCTATTGTTGGATCATTGATTCAAGCACCTTGGGCATGCGGTTACGCTTTCTTGGCTCTTATAGCATACTTGACCAAATCCTGGACTATGATTCAT CTCATATGCGTACTCCTACATATAATCAGTTTAATGTTACTCTACTTTCTTCCTGAATCTCCACGTTGGCTAATActgaataataaaacaaaacaagctgaaaaaattattcgtgAAGCTTGCCACTATAATAAAAGTCGACTCCCCAGTGATTTGGGACTTGTGAGACatgctgaaaagaaaaaatggatgaaGCACAATGAGAAACCATCTTATTTCCATTTATTCCGTTCTTCAGAGCTACGTTTTAGAAATGTTGTTTTGTTTATTGTTTGG ATAGCAACTGCTCTGGTCTACTACGGAATGGTTATTGCATTGTCAGATCAGTCATCACCAGGAAG gAGGGTTTTCGATggtaattttttcttgaacaaTGCAATGGCAGGAGCTATTGAACTTCCAACACTAGTATTCTGTGTATTTTTGCTCAGAATGGGTAGAAAGAG atcacaGATGCTTGTTCTCTTCGGGTCCGGTCTATTCCTGTTAACGTCAGTAGTAATGGTATACAGAAAACAATCTACT ttggcACTCATTTTCATGTTACTCAGCAAAGCTTGTATTCAAGGCTCATTTAATATATTGTACATCTTTACGTCTGAACTCAATCCGACGGTCGTGAGAAACAGTGCAGTAGGAATATCATCTATGGTCGCTAGAATGGGAGCTGGTGCATCTGGTTATATTGCAATTCTTTCTGACGTCACTATGCCCTTAGTACCGATGACAATTTTTGCGTGTTTCTCATTATTGGCGGGGTGTTTGGTACTCTTACTGCCGGAAACTCAAGGATTGCCATTGCCAGATACTATTTTGgtaattgttctttttttctaa